One window of the Acetomicrobium sp. S15 = DSM 107314 genome contains the following:
- a CDS encoding 2-phosphosulfolactate phosphatase, which produces MGARLDVILSPTEALPPCEVWLVVDVLRATTTMTVFFECGGKKMLPVESVEEGLALKKSLGSGWLLMGERKGLPPQGFDLGNSPLEAANACVSRYEGAIMTTTNGTRALLAAASTGAPVLIASARNAFAAVDAALSSGSSIGILCAGRLGRVSLDDSACAGALVDIALEKEPKILFSDGARIAHSVWHSYGKNMEEALKDASHAHFLLGLGFGDDIRLACQLGVSASVPKLAFISGRWTVLL; this is translated from the coding sequence ATGGGCGCGCGATTAGATGTGATTTTAAGTCCGACCGAGGCTCTTCCGCCTTGCGAAGTTTGGCTTGTCGTCGATGTGCTGCGGGCTACGACGACAATGACGGTGTTCTTCGAGTGCGGCGGTAAGAAGATGTTGCCTGTGGAAAGCGTTGAAGAGGGACTCGCTCTAAAGAAATCACTTGGAAGCGGATGGTTGTTGATGGGAGAAAGAAAAGGATTGCCTCCTCAGGGCTTTGATCTCGGCAATTCTCCTTTGGAAGCGGCGAATGCGTGTGTAAGCAGGTATGAAGGGGCGATAATGACGACCACGAACGGCACCAGAGCGTTGCTCGCCGCAGCCTCTACGGGAGCGCCGGTATTGATAGCCTCTGCGAGGAATGCCTTTGCCGCAGTTGACGCGGCCTTATCATCGGGAAGCTCCATTGGGATTCTTTGTGCCGGTCGGCTCGGCAGGGTATCTCTCGACGATTCGGCCTGCGCAGGCGCCTTAGTGGATATTGCGCTGGAGAAGGAGCCGAAAATCCTATTTTCCGACGGCGCCAGGATTGCGCATTCCGTTTGGCACAGCTATGGGAAAAACATGGAAGAAGCGTTGAAGGACGCGTCTCACGCGCATTTCCTTTTGGGATTGGGCTTCGGCGACGATATCCGTTTAGCCTGCCAGTTAGGAGTAAGCGCTTCCGTGCCGAAGCTTGCCTTTATAAGTGGACGTTGGACGGTACTCCTTTAG
- a CDS encoding ISNCY family transposase yields MRLSMQARREIIWEAAEGYNKLSKKEKMVRLDSVVAVTGYNRDYASRLLSLQGKSIYLKSGSGRSYRLVADVRKVKKRPRRKKKYDEEVLKILKKIWVIMDFPCGKRLAPCMSWLVPKLEAFGEIEIGLCEVREKLLSISASTIDRLLKGEKRRVELKKRKSTKPGSLLKNQISIRTFADWDDAKVGFMEMDLVAHEGGNPSGEYAFTLTLTDVCSGWTENRAVKNRAQKWTFEAIGIIRQKLPFSLKGLDSDNDNVFINEHLFHYCEKNEITFTRSRVENKNDGCYVEQKNWSVVRRTVGYARHDTEEEVEILNEIYEVLRLYVNLFQPMAKLMRKERHGAKVKKTYDTPKTPFMRLLASPEVSEDVKVQLQQSFDELNPAALKREINRLLRKLERAYLKKKAGVEQCEKELVLT; encoded by the coding sequence GTGAGGCTATCGATGCAGGCACGTAGGGAGATCATTTGGGAAGCAGCCGAGGGATATAATAAACTCTCCAAGAAGGAAAAGATGGTGAGGCTCGATTCAGTAGTAGCCGTTACCGGTTACAATCGTGACTATGCTTCACGGTTGCTTTCTCTCCAAGGCAAGAGCATTTACTTAAAAAGCGGCTCCGGAAGGTCCTACAGGCTCGTGGCTGACGTGAGGAAGGTAAAGAAAAGGCCTCGGAGGAAGAAGAAATACGATGAAGAAGTGCTAAAGATCTTAAAAAAGATTTGGGTTATCATGGATTTCCCATGCGGGAAGAGATTGGCTCCGTGTATGAGTTGGCTCGTTCCTAAGCTCGAGGCCTTCGGTGAGATAGAGATAGGTTTATGTGAGGTGAGGGAGAAGCTCCTTTCCATCTCGGCCTCCACCATCGATCGCCTTCTCAAAGGAGAGAAGAGGCGTGTCGAACTCAAGAAGAGGAAGAGCACAAAGCCCGGCAGCCTCCTCAAAAACCAAATAAGCATACGCACCTTCGCAGATTGGGACGATGCCAAGGTGGGATTCATGGAGATGGACCTCGTAGCTCATGAAGGCGGTAACCCGAGTGGAGAATATGCCTTTACCCTAACCCTTACCGATGTGTGTTCCGGCTGGACGGAGAATAGAGCTGTGAAAAACAGGGCACAGAAGTGGACCTTCGAGGCGATAGGCATCATCAGACAAAAATTGCCATTCTCGTTAAAAGGGCTCGACTCGGATAACGATAACGTCTTTATAAACGAACATCTATTTCATTATTGCGAGAAAAACGAGATAACCTTTACCAGGTCCAGGGTCGAGAACAAAAACGATGGCTGCTATGTGGAACAGAAGAACTGGTCGGTCGTAAGGAGGACCGTAGGCTATGCCAGGCACGATACGGAGGAGGAAGTGGAGATCTTAAACGAGATATACGAGGTCTTGAGGCTGTACGTGAACCTGTTCCAGCCTATGGCTAAGCTGATGCGCAAGGAAAGGCATGGGGCCAAGGTAAAGAAAACCTACGACACTCCCAAGACCCCATTCATGAGGCTGCTCGCTTCACCAGAGGTGAGCGAGGATGTCAAGGTACAACTGCAACAGTCTTTCGACGAGCTTAACCCTGCAGCCTTGAAACGAGAGATCAATAGGCTGCTGAGGAAGCTGGAGAGGGCATACCTCAAGAAGAAAGCTGGCGTTGAGCAATGTGAGAAAGAGCTCGTTTTGACTTAG